One window of the Sander lucioperca isolate FBNREF2018 chromosome 5, SLUC_FBN_1.2, whole genome shotgun sequence genome contains the following:
- the tada2a gene encoding transcriptional adapter 2-alpha, protein MERLASFGNDPFDKPPCRGCSSYLTEPYIKCAECGPSPFLLCLQCFTRGFEYKKHESDHKYEIMTSDFPVLEPGWTAQEEMALLEAVMDCGFGNWQDVAYQMRTKTKEECESHYMKNFINNPLFSSTLLSLRKTKDSRFAEGAIPFKPTDDPPRPTFDSVLSRDMAGYMPARADFMEEFDNYAEWDLKDIDFVDDDSDILRALKLSVVDIYHSRLKERQRRKKVIRDHGLINLRKFQMLERCYPKEVQELYDVMRRFARVVGPIEHDKFIGSHALEFDLRREIRRLQEYRKAGIKSFCSAKVYERVKRMREEERRKRTMLCDVLQYIQDGRACQQWLSKQAAIDAGITPAVTTITVSATGRRSAPPLNLTGLPGTEKLNEREKELCQVVRLVPGAYLEYKQALLNECRRQGGLRLAQARALIKIDVNKTRKIYDFLIKEGYITKA, encoded by the exons ATGGAGCGTCTGGCATCTTTTGGAA ATGATCCTTTTGATAAGCCACCATGCAGAGGTTGCTCATCGTATCTAACTGAGCCTTACATCAAGTGTGCAGAATGTGGACCCTCGCCTTTTTTACTCTGCCTTCAG TGTTTCACCAGAGGATTTGAATATAAGAAGCATGAGAGTGATCACAAGTATGAAATAATG ACGTCAGACTTCCCCGTGCTGGAGCCTGGATGGACGGCACAGGAAGAGATGGCCCTGTTGGAAGCAGTCATGGACTGTGGCTTTGGAAACTG GCAGGATGTGGCATATCAGATGCGCACTAAAACCAAAGAGGAATGCGAGAGCCACTATATGAAGAATTTCATCAATAACCCGCTCTTCTCCTCCACCTTGCTCAGCCTCCGAAAAACAAAAGACTCTCGCTTTGCAGAGGGAGCTATTCCTTTCAAAC CCACTGACGATCCCCCTCGGCCCACATTTGACTCTGTGCTGTCTCGAGATATGGCTGGATACATGCCTGCCAGAGCGGACTTCATGGAG GAGTTTGACAACTATGCAGAGTGGGATTTGAAAGACATCGACTTTGTGGATGATGATTCGGACATCCTACGTG CACTCAAGCTTTCCGTTGTTGATATATATCATTCAAGGCTAAAAGAGAGACAGCGGAGGAAAAA GGTAATCCGAGACCACGGACTGATCAACCTGCGGAAATTCCAGA TGCTGGAGCGATGTTACCCAAAGGAGGTGCAGGAGCTATATGATGTCATGAGACGATTTGCCAGAGTGGTTGGGCCGATTGAACATGACAAATTCATCGGAAGTCATGCAC TAGAGTTTGATCTGAGGAGAGAGATCCGCAGGCTGCAGGAGTACAGAAAAGCAGGGATCAAGTCTTTCTGCA GTGCCAAGGTGTATGAGCGGGTGAAGCGGATGCGGGAGGAGGAGCGGAGGAAGCGGACCATGTTGTGTGACGTGCTGCAGTACATCCAGGATGGCAGAGCCTGCCAGCAGTGGCTCAgcaaacaagctgcaat AGATGCTGGCATCACTCCAGCTGTCACAACAATCACAGTGTCAG CGACAGGTAGGCGGAGCGCCCCTCCTCTCAACCTGACTGGGCTTCCAGGGACAGAGAAGCTCAACGAGCGGGAGAAAGAG TTATGCCAGGTTGTGCGGCTGGTGCCAGGGGCCTACCTGGAATATAAGCAAGCCTTGCTAAATGAGTGCCGACGGCAGGGAGGGCTGCGGCTGGCGCAAGCCCGAGCGCTGATCAAGATCGACGTCAACAAGACACGCAAAATCTATGATTTCCTAATTAAGGAGGGCTACATCACTAAGGCCTAG
- the dusp14 gene encoding dual specificity protein phosphatase 14, with protein MGSRSQGFFHHHHRSSMVPTMVPRLLPEHGSLLGGIAQITPNLFLSRGNVASNRSLLLSKGITCVVNATIELPNFNWPHMEYVKVPLADMPHSPISLYFDSVADKIHSVGRKRGAVLVHCAAGVSRSASLCLAYLMKYHRVSLAEAHAWVKARRPIIRPNGGFWRQLIEYERKLFGRNSVKMVQTHFGVIPDVYERERRSLAPYWGL; from the coding sequence ATGGGTTCTCGCAGCCAAGGTTtcttccaccaccaccaccgtaGCTCCATGGTGCCCACTATGGTGCCGAGGCTGCTGCCTGAGCACGGCAGCCTGCTGGGGGGCATCGCGCAAATCACCCCCAACTTATTCCTCAGCAGAGGGAACGTGGCATCCAACCGCAGCCTGCTGCTGTCCAAAGGCATCACCTGTGTGGTCAACGCCACCATCGAGCTCCCCAACTTCAACTGGCCTCACATGGAGTATGTAAAGGTCCCTCTGGCGGATATGCCCCACTCCCCCATCTCCTTGTACTTCGACAGCGTGGCTGATAAGATCCACAGCGTGGGACGGAAGCGTGGGGCGGTGCTGGTGCACTGTGCGGCCGGGGTGAGCCGCTCGGCCTCTCTGTGTCTGGCGTACCTCATGAAGTATCACCGCGTATCTCTGGCTGAGGCCCATGCCTGGGTCAAAGCCCGCCGCCCCATCATCAGGCCCAATGGCGGCTTCTGGCGCCAGCTCATCGAATACGAGAGGAAGCTGTTTGGTAGAAACTCTGTTAAAATGGTGCAGACACACTTTGGGGTCATACCTGATGTTTATGAGAGGGAACGCAGGAGCCTGGCTCCGTACTGGGGCCTGTGA